In Edaphobacter paludis, a single window of DNA contains:
- the leuS gene encoding leucine--tRNA ligase, protein MPEIQTNEIEKQGRYNPAEIEPKWQQRWDADLALYAAEGHDSGKPKYYCIEMLPYPSGQLHMGHVRNYAIGDALARHMWMRGYNVLHPMGWDAFGLPAENAALKNNTPPREWTLANIAAMRKQMQRLGLSYDWATEVTTCLPEYYRWNQWFFLKMFEAGLAYRKKSKVNWCPDCQTVLANEQVVDGRCWRHEDTIVEQRDLTQWFLRITKYSDELLDGLDKLEGWPEKVRTMQRNWIGRSEGTLVDFAVDGEVKAADCAKITVFTTRVDTIFGATSVQLAPEHVVAKAFAAEDAALAGKIEELLAQQTLAREAGDVGGIEKHGVDTGRFAINPFNGERVPIWVANYILADYGTGAIMSVPAHDERDFEFARKYGLSIKQVIVPKAEAGDSELPYTAEDDAVLVDSGEWTGEGCVEAQQKMAAFAKENGFGTATVTYRLKDWGVSRQRYWGTPIPMVYCVNGHEGVEPGGVVPLPESALPVVLPPQVDITQQGGSPLGRVPEFVNTTCPVCGGAARRETDTMDTFVDSSWYFYRYTDAKNSNAPFASEKANYWFPIDQYIGGVEHAILHLIYSRFWTKVMRDLGLIKNDEPAARLFTQGMVIKDGAKMSKSKGNVVSPDDMIARYGADATRMYALFAVPPDKDLEWQEDGVAGISRFLSRVYRLTTKYSAVASVGGASRGGTAVEQKLLRKLHQTIAKITLDFSGRWHFNTSIAATMELVNEIVASEAAIDDGDVSPAVVAEIFRNLVLLLAPFAPFFAAELWEQIGGEGVIFRVPWPMADADLLREDELEIPVQMNGKLLNVVKVPVGSTEDVVKAAALVDAKVVARIVGKTVVKVIVVPGKLVNLVVK, encoded by the coding sequence ATGCCAGAGATTCAAACGAACGAGATCGAGAAGCAAGGGCGGTATAACCCGGCGGAGATTGAACCGAAATGGCAGCAGCGATGGGACGCCGATCTGGCGTTGTATGCCGCCGAAGGGCACGACTCCGGTAAGCCGAAGTATTACTGCATCGAGATGCTGCCCTATCCGAGTGGGCAGTTGCACATGGGGCATGTGCGGAACTATGCGATTGGCGACGCGCTGGCCCGGCACATGTGGATGCGCGGGTATAACGTTCTGCATCCGATGGGGTGGGACGCGTTTGGTCTGCCGGCGGAGAATGCCGCGCTGAAGAACAACACTCCGCCGCGGGAGTGGACGTTGGCGAACATTGCCGCGATGCGGAAGCAGATGCAGCGGCTGGGACTGAGCTATGACTGGGCAACGGAAGTAACGACCTGTCTGCCGGAGTATTACCGGTGGAACCAGTGGTTCTTTCTGAAGATGTTCGAGGCCGGGCTGGCTTACCGGAAGAAGAGCAAGGTGAACTGGTGTCCCGATTGCCAGACCGTGCTGGCCAACGAGCAGGTGGTCGACGGCCGCTGCTGGCGGCATGAAGACACGATCGTCGAACAGCGGGATTTGACGCAGTGGTTCTTGCGGATCACGAAGTATTCAGATGAGTTGCTGGATGGGTTAGACAAGCTGGAGGGCTGGCCGGAGAAGGTCAGAACCATGCAGCGGAACTGGATCGGACGCAGCGAAGGAACGCTGGTCGACTTCGCCGTGGACGGCGAGGTAAAGGCCGCGGATTGCGCGAAGATCACGGTGTTTACGACGCGGGTGGATACGATCTTTGGAGCGACCTCGGTGCAGCTTGCTCCGGAACATGTGGTGGCGAAGGCGTTTGCCGCAGAGGATGCTGCGCTTGCTGGAAAGATCGAGGAGTTACTGGCGCAACAGACGCTGGCGCGTGAGGCCGGGGATGTTGGCGGGATCGAGAAGCATGGGGTGGATACGGGCCGGTTCGCGATAAATCCGTTCAACGGCGAGCGAGTGCCCATCTGGGTGGCGAACTATATTCTGGCGGACTATGGGACAGGCGCGATCATGAGCGTTCCCGCGCATGACGAGCGGGACTTCGAGTTTGCCCGGAAGTATGGCCTGTCCATCAAGCAGGTGATTGTTCCGAAGGCTGAGGCTGGCGATTCGGAGCTGCCTTATACGGCGGAAGACGATGCCGTGCTCGTTGATTCGGGTGAGTGGACTGGCGAGGGTTGCGTGGAAGCGCAGCAGAAGATGGCTGCGTTTGCGAAGGAGAATGGATTTGGTACGGCTACGGTTACATATCGGCTGAAGGACTGGGGCGTGAGCCGTCAGCGATATTGGGGTACGCCGATCCCGATGGTTTATTGCGTGAACGGACACGAGGGCGTTGAACCCGGCGGTGTGGTTCCGCTGCCAGAGAGCGCGCTGCCTGTAGTGCTGCCGCCTCAGGTGGATATTACGCAGCAGGGTGGCTCTCCGCTGGGGCGGGTACCAGAGTTTGTGAATACGACTTGCCCTGTATGCGGCGGCGCGGCGCGGCGCGAGACGGACACGATGGACACGTTCGTCGATTCGAGCTGGTACTTCTATCGCTATACGGATGCGAAAAATTCCAATGCTCCATTTGCGAGTGAGAAGGCGAACTACTGGTTCCCGATTGACCAGTACATCGGTGGCGTGGAACATGCGATTCTGCACCTCATCTATTCACGGTTCTGGACGAAGGTGATGCGCGACCTTGGATTGATCAAGAACGATGAGCCTGCGGCGCGACTGTTTACGCAGGGAATGGTCATCAAGGACGGCGCGAAGATGTCGAAGTCGAAAGGCAATGTAGTTTCGCCTGACGACATGATCGCGCGGTACGGAGCAGATGCTACGCGCATGTATGCGCTATTCGCGGTACCGCCGGACAAGGACCTGGAGTGGCAGGAGGATGGGGTTGCGGGAATCAGCCGGTTTTTGAGCAGGGTGTACCGGTTGACTACGAAGTACAGTGCCGTCGCCTCAGTGGGAGGCGCTTCGCGTGGAGGGACTGCTGTGGAGCAGAAGCTGCTGCGCAAGCTGCACCAGACGATTGCGAAGATCACGCTGGATTTCAGCGGACGCTGGCATTTCAATACCTCCATCGCAGCCACGATGGAGCTGGTCAATGAGATCGTGGCCTCAGAGGCGGCGATCGATGATGGCGATGTTTCGCCGGCAGTCGTCGCGGAGATTTTTCGTAATCTTGTATTGCTGCTGGCTCCGTTCGCTCCATTTTTTGCAGCAGAGTTGTGGGAGCAAATTGGCGGCGAGGGAGTCATATTCCGCGTGCCGTGGCCGATGGCGGATGCTGACCTTCTGCGGGAAGATGAGTTAGAGATTCCTGTGCAGATGAATGGCAAGCTGCTCAATGTTGTAAAAGTTCCGGTAGGCAGCACTGAAGATGTGGTGAAGGCAGCGGCGTTGGTTGATGCGAAGGTTGTCGCCAGGATAGTAGGAAAGACTGTGGTGAAGGTGATTGTGGTGCCGGGCAAGCTGGTCAATCTGGTGGTGAAGTAG
- a CDS encoding deoxyribonuclease IV: MADSVKKRIGVHVGTSGGCWTAVERAAAAGANTFQMFSASPRMWKASPVKPEDAAKMLALRAAHDVGPVSIHASYLINLCSQTESVRQNSTAAFRGEVERALALGAEYLVLHPGSWKGLTREEGLRLAAQSIERSIDGIDFTGKNFRILIENTAGAEFSLGGKLEQVAELVECLKACAPVAVCLDTCHVHVAGYDIVSTDGYIETMKLVESTVGFDAVKVWHCNDAKAAMGSKLDRHEHIGEGTIGAEAFRRLLHDARFSHAAFIAETPVDNPGDEARNVGVLRTLAAG, encoded by the coding sequence ATGGCAGATTCAGTGAAGAAGCGGATTGGGGTGCATGTAGGGACGTCTGGCGGGTGTTGGACGGCGGTGGAACGAGCGGCGGCGGCGGGAGCGAATACGTTCCAGATGTTTTCCGCCAGTCCCCGGATGTGGAAGGCTTCTCCGGTGAAGCCGGAGGATGCAGCGAAGATGCTGGCGCTACGCGCGGCGCATGATGTGGGGCCGGTGTCGATCCATGCAAGCTATTTAATTAATCTGTGCAGCCAGACGGAGAGTGTGCGGCAGAACTCTACGGCGGCATTTCGCGGAGAGGTGGAGCGCGCGCTGGCGCTGGGGGCGGAGTATCTCGTACTGCATCCGGGAAGCTGGAAGGGGCTGACGCGAGAGGAAGGATTGCGTCTGGCGGCGCAGTCGATTGAGCGATCGATCGATGGCATCGACTTCACCGGGAAAAACTTCCGGATTCTGATCGAAAATACGGCCGGCGCGGAGTTTTCGCTGGGTGGGAAACTGGAGCAGGTGGCGGAGTTGGTGGAGTGCCTGAAGGCGTGTGCTCCGGTGGCGGTGTGTCTGGATACCTGCCATGTGCATGTGGCGGGATACGACATCGTTTCCACGGATGGATATATCGAGACGATGAAGCTGGTGGAGTCGACGGTGGGGTTCGATGCGGTGAAGGTGTGGCATTGCAACGATGCCAAGGCGGCGATGGGGTCGAAGCTGGACCGGCATGAGCATATTGGCGAGGGGACGATTGGAGCGGAGGCCTTTCGGCGGCTGCTGCACGATGCGCGGTTTTCCCATGCGGCGTTTATCGCGGAGACGCCGGTGGATAATCCGGGGGATGAAGCGAGAAATGTGGGAGTGCTGCGGACGCTGGCGGCCGGGTGA
- a CDS encoding long-chain fatty acid--CoA ligase translates to MFDLTTLNDVLARVTGRGEGAVMRWQDAAGEWKPISSVELYGRVRALADVLRGWGLGKGDRVVILSENRWEWAVTDFAALAIGGVDVPLYPTLTAEQIGYMLRDSGAKVAVVSSKEQYEKLAAAGDLPDLQHVVVMDKGDFGNAESFAALMKGAEGKQQRDVEFDAMVKGARADDVATIIYTSGTTGEPKGAMLTHGNLASNLNLSTDPFGFTEKDSCISFLPLSHVTARHLDYAMMCNGATVAYCPKFDLLPAAMKALKPTIFVAVPRVYEKIRQAVEGKSAASPVKSKILSWALATGKGHRQETLEGKTPAGMGWKLANKLVFGKIREAFGGEVNVFISGGAPLGMDTAGWFADAGIVIFEGYGLTETSPVIALNYPNAHRIGTVGKALSNVQCRFAADGELEVKGPSIFPGYWKKEKETAESFTPDGWFKTGDIGKLDEQGFLSITDRKKELLKTSGGKLIAPQPIENKLKANTLVAQAAMVGDRHKFACVLISPNFAALEGWAKGQGVTAGDHAALVKDPKVVKAYQEIVDKVNAGLSSYESMKRMFVVPDEWSVEEGELTPSMKLKRRVVEKKYEKEIGAFYADEATSKVK, encoded by the coding sequence ATGTTTGATCTGACGACTCTGAATGATGTTTTGGCGCGGGTTACAGGGCGGGGCGAAGGCGCGGTGATGAGGTGGCAGGATGCCGCGGGGGAGTGGAAACCGATCTCCTCAGTTGAGCTTTATGGGCGGGTGCGGGCCTTGGCGGATGTGCTTCGTGGATGGGGATTGGGTAAGGGTGACCGCGTAGTGATTCTGTCGGAGAACCGCTGGGAGTGGGCGGTGACGGACTTTGCCGCGCTGGCGATTGGCGGGGTGGACGTGCCGCTTTATCCGACGCTGACTGCAGAGCAGATTGGGTACATGCTGCGGGATTCAGGGGCAAAGGTGGCGGTGGTGTCGTCGAAGGAGCAGTATGAGAAATTGGCGGCGGCGGGAGATCTGCCTGATCTGCAGCACGTGGTCGTGATGGATAAGGGCGACTTCGGTAATGCGGAGAGCTTTGCTGCGTTGATGAAAGGCGCGGAGGGGAAGCAGCAGCGCGATGTCGAGTTCGATGCGATGGTGAAGGGAGCACGGGCAGACGACGTGGCGACGATCATCTATACCTCGGGAACGACGGGCGAGCCGAAGGGGGCGATGTTGACCCATGGGAACCTTGCCAGCAATTTGAATCTGTCGACCGATCCTTTTGGATTCACGGAGAAGGACAGCTGTATCTCGTTTTTGCCGCTGTCTCATGTGACCGCCAGGCACCTGGACTACGCGATGATGTGCAATGGGGCAACGGTGGCCTATTGTCCGAAGTTCGATCTGTTGCCAGCAGCGATGAAGGCTTTGAAGCCGACGATCTTTGTGGCGGTGCCGCGTGTTTACGAAAAGATTCGTCAGGCGGTGGAAGGGAAGTCGGCTGCATCGCCGGTGAAGTCGAAGATTTTGAGTTGGGCGCTGGCGACAGGCAAGGGGCATCGACAGGAGACGCTGGAGGGGAAGACCCCGGCAGGGATGGGATGGAAGCTGGCGAACAAGTTGGTATTTGGCAAGATTCGTGAGGCGTTTGGCGGGGAGGTGAACGTGTTTATTTCGGGCGGCGCTCCGCTGGGAATGGATACGGCTGGGTGGTTTGCGGATGCGGGAATTGTGATATTCGAGGGGTATGGGTTGACGGAGACGTCGCCGGTGATCGCGCTGAATTATCCGAACGCGCACAGGATTGGGACGGTGGGAAAGGCGCTGTCGAATGTGCAGTGCCGGTTTGCCGCCGATGGCGAGCTGGAGGTGAAGGGGCCTTCGATATTTCCTGGATATTGGAAGAAAGAGAAGGAGACAGCGGAGTCATTTACGCCGGATGGGTGGTTTAAGACGGGTGATATCGGGAAGCTGGATGAGCAAGGGTTTCTGTCGATCACGGACAGGAAGAAGGAGTTGCTGAAGACCAGCGGAGGAAAGCTGATTGCACCGCAGCCGATTGAGAATAAATTGAAGGCGAATACGCTGGTGGCCCAGGCAGCGATGGTGGGTGACAGACATAAGTTTGCCTGCGTCTTGATTTCGCCTAATTTTGCTGCGCTGGAAGGGTGGGCGAAGGGACAGGGTGTTACGGCTGGAGATCATGCTGCCCTGGTGAAAGATCCTAAGGTAGTGAAGGCCTATCAAGAGATTGTGGACAAGGTAAATGCCGGACTGTCGAGCTATGAAAGCATGAAACGGATGTTTGTGGTGCCGGATGAGTGGTCCGTGGAGGAGGGTGAGTTGACTCCGAGTATGAAGCTGAAGCGGCGCGTGGTGGAGAAGAAGTATGAGAAAGAGATCGGCGCGTTCTATGCCGATGAGGCGACCTCGAAGGTAAAGTAG
- a CDS encoding TetR/AcrR family transcriptional regulator: MKKTEEELATCEKYQRILDAAVEVIAERGYFKSPVSEIAKRAGVADGTVYLYFKSKDDVLRTAIDRTFEKFYKQIADAFVTLAGPREQLEYIALVHLESCTVNRSMAVLMQTEMRQSAKFIAEFSHHHLVKYIQMVREVVRRGQDEGIFRRDVSDGVVAHCMFGAIDELLSSAVFTGRVYDAKSTAAQVMDVLLNGITAGA; encoded by the coding sequence TTGAAGAAGACTGAAGAAGAGTTGGCAACATGCGAGAAGTATCAGCGCATTCTCGATGCGGCGGTGGAGGTGATCGCCGAGCGGGGATACTTCAAGTCGCCGGTGAGCGAGATCGCGAAGCGGGCCGGGGTGGCCGATGGGACCGTCTATCTCTACTTCAAGAGCAAGGACGATGTTCTGCGGACGGCGATCGACAGGACGTTCGAGAAGTTCTACAAGCAGATTGCGGATGCGTTTGTGACGCTGGCGGGGCCGCGAGAGCAGCTTGAGTATATTGCGCTGGTGCATCTGGAGAGTTGTACGGTGAACCGCAGCATGGCTGTGTTGATGCAGACGGAGATGCGGCAGAGCGCGAAGTTCATTGCGGAGTTCTCGCACCATCATCTGGTGAAGTACATTCAGATGGTCCGCGAGGTGGTTCGGCGGGGGCAGGATGAGGGGATCTTTCGGCGGGATGTCTCCGATGGCGTAGTGGCGCACTGCATGTTCGGGGCGATCGATGAACTGCTGAGCTCCGCTGTGTTTACGGGGCGCGTTTACGATGCGAAGTCGACGGCGGCGCAGGTGATGGATGTGCTGCTGAATGGGATTACTGCGGGGGCTTAA